The following are from one region of the Cloacibacterium sp. TD35 genome:
- a CDS encoding acyl-CoA thioesterase: MEKNAKTPAETRTIMTNIVLPNETNALGNMFGGELLSRMDRAAAIAAQRHSESTVVTASVNHVSFKYPIPEGGVVVVEAKVSRAFSTSMEIYCDVWLDNPITKEKIYTNEGIYTFVAVDKNNHPVPIPELIPQSDVEKARFDAALRRKELSLILSGKMKAQDSIELKKLFG, translated from the coding sequence ATGGAAAAAAATGCGAAAACTCCTGCAGAAACTAGGACTATTATGACCAATATTGTGCTTCCCAATGAAACCAATGCATTAGGAAATATGTTTGGTGGTGAGCTTCTTTCTAGAATGGACAGAGCGGCTGCTATTGCTGCACAAAGACATAGTGAATCTACCGTTGTTACTGCTTCTGTAAACCACGTTTCTTTTAAATATCCTATTCCAGAAGGTGGTGTGGTAGTGGTAGAAGCTAAAGTTTCTAGAGCGTTTTCTACTTCTATGGAAATTTATTGCGATGTGTGGTTAGATAACCCAATCACCAAAGAAAAAATTTATACCAACGAAGGAATTTATACTTTCGTAGCAGTAGATAAAAATAACCATCCAGTTCCTATTCCTGAGCTTATTCCTCAATCTGATGTTGAAAAAGCAAGATTTGATGCAGCGCTTCGTAGAAAAGAACTTTCTCTAATTCTTTCTGGAAAAATGAAAGCTCAAGATTCTATAGA
- a CDS encoding T9SS type A sorting domain-containing protein gives MYTSKKGNLNIQIIDFSGRTIKTFSAQSSTDGVELNLPKKGNYLLKLNDEVIKFAY, from the coding sequence TTGTATACTTCTAAAAAAGGAAATTTAAACATACAGATAATAGATTTTTCTGGAAGAACAATTAAAACTTTCTCTGCTCAATCCTCTACAGATGGAGTAGAGCTTAATCTTCCAAAAAAAGGAAATTACCTTCTTAAACTTAATGATGAGGTCATTAAGTTCGCCTATTAA
- a CDS encoding TonB-dependent receptor, with protein sequence MKGFIILGLGMSSVLSAQVDTVQVKEIQEVSFTKRLPVSKEIINVQKDLGAKNLGQDLPILLKNQMSVVATSDAGNGVGYTGFRIRGSAGTSINVMLNGVPYNDSESQGTFFVNIPDMASSASQIVIQRGVGTSSNGVASFGASVNILTKNPEEKPYFLTNQSAGSFNTFKHSFEAGTGKFLNDLFSVSARYSIINSDGYIDRAFSKLNSYNINALFEKGNTKLRFLTFGGKEKTYQAWNGIDKSTYESNPKFNYSGAIYDANWENIIGFYDNETDNYRQNHYHLLWEQKLGKIWNLETTFHLTHGEGYYENYKQDAKFSKYDLPNIIENGNTITRTDFIRKKWLDNDFYGVVSSLYGNFENVNLNFGVAANQYFGRHFGNVSGVKYTDIFEREYYRNNALKNEVSGFAKAIYKIEKLEFFGDLQLRNIDYKTYVLDENAEEGANLSQKWTFFNPKFGVNYQIENGKLFFSYAHAHREPNRDDLFANPNTKPEKLHDFEVGLEKTFGNVSFTANAYYMNYVNQLVLSGEINMVGEFIKINSGKSYRLGLELGTLAKVSEKLNLLGNITLSQNKNVDFKIEENSTVTNLGNTDISFSPNIIANAVIQYKPIKNLQLNLSNQYVGKQYLDNTATKSLQLNDYFLTDFNAQYGFKIAKQEVSLQFMLNNIFDKKYVNNGFVYDGPYYYAQAGRNFMVGINIKL encoded by the coding sequence ATGAAAGGATTTATTATTTTAGGGCTAGGAATGAGCTCTGTTCTCTCTGCACAAGTAGATACTGTGCAAGTAAAAGAAATTCAAGAGGTTAGCTTTACAAAAAGGCTACCGGTTTCCAAAGAAATTATTAACGTACAAAAAGATTTAGGAGCTAAAAATCTAGGTCAAGATTTGCCTATTTTGCTCAAAAATCAAATGTCTGTAGTTGCAACTTCTGATGCAGGAAACGGAGTGGGTTACACTGGTTTCAGAATTAGAGGAAGCGCAGGGACAAGTATTAATGTAATGCTGAATGGTGTTCCGTACAATGATTCAGAAAGTCAGGGAACTTTTTTTGTGAATATTCCAGACATGGCAAGTTCTGCATCGCAGATTGTAATCCAGAGAGGAGTAGGAACTTCTAGCAACGGTGTAGCAAGTTTTGGGGCAAGTGTGAATATTTTGACCAAAAATCCAGAGGAGAAACCTTATTTTTTGACCAATCAAAGCGCAGGAAGTTTTAATACCTTTAAACATTCCTTTGAAGCAGGAACAGGAAAGTTTTTGAACGATTTATTTTCGGTTTCGGCAAGGTATTCTATCATAAATTCAGATGGTTATATCGATAGAGCCTTTTCAAAATTAAATTCTTACAATATCAATGCACTGTTTGAAAAAGGCAATACGAAACTGAGATTTTTAACTTTCGGAGGGAAAGAAAAAACTTATCAGGCCTGGAATGGAATTGATAAGTCTACCTATGAATCTAACCCGAAATTTAATTATTCTGGAGCGATTTATGATGCTAATTGGGAGAATATTATTGGGTTTTATGATAATGAAACCGATAATTACCGACAAAACCATTATCATTTACTTTGGGAACAAAAACTCGGTAAAATTTGGAATCTAGAAACTACTTTTCACCTTACTCATGGAGAAGGTTACTATGAAAATTATAAGCAAGATGCTAAATTTTCTAAATATGATTTACCAAACATCATAGAGAATGGAAATACCATTACCAGAACAGATTTTATTAGAAAAAAATGGTTAGATAATGATTTTTATGGCGTAGTTTCTAGTCTTTATGGAAATTTTGAAAATGTGAATTTGAATTTCGGAGTAGCCGCAAATCAATACTTTGGAAGGCATTTTGGGAATGTATCGGGTGTGAAGTATACTGATATTTTCGAGCGTGAATACTACAGAAATAATGCTCTGAAAAATGAAGTTTCAGGTTTTGCGAAAGCCATTTATAAAATTGAAAAACTTGAATTTTTTGGAGACTTACAGCTCAGAAATATTGACTATAAAACGTATGTTTTAGATGAAAATGCAGAAGAAGGAGCAAATTTAAGCCAGAAATGGACGTTTTTTAATCCAAAATTCGGGGTGAATTATCAGATAGAAAACGGAAAATTATTTTTCTCATACGCTCATGCTCACAGAGAGCCCAACCGTGATGATTTATTTGCCAATCCTAATACGAAGCCAGAAAAATTACATGATTTTGAAGTCGGTTTAGAAAAAACTTTTGGTAATGTTTCTTTTACCGCAAACGCTTATTACATGAATTATGTAAACCAATTGGTTCTGAGTGGAGAAATCAATATGGTGGGAGAATTCATTAAAATTAATTCTGGAAAATCTTATAGATTAGGTTTAGAATTGGGAACTTTGGCTAAAGTCTCAGAAAAACTGAACTTATTAGGAAATATTACTTTGAGCCAAAATAAAAATGTAGATTTCAAAATTGAAGAAAACTCTACCGTGACCAATCTGGGAAATACCGATATTTCTTTCTCTCCTAATATTATTGCCAATGCGGTAATTCAATATAAGCCTATTAAAAATTTACAGTTAAATCTTAGTAATCAATATGTTGGAAAGCAGTATTTAGATAACACCGCAACTAAATCACTACAACTGAATGATTACTTCTTGACCGATTTTAATGCGCAATATGGGTTTAAAATTGCAAAACAAGAGGTGAGTTTACAATTTATGCTGAATAATATTTTTGACAAAAAGTATGTAAATAATGGTTTTGTGTATGATGGGCCTTACTATTATGCACAAGCTGGCAGAAATTTCATGGTGGGCATAAATATTAAGTTGTAA